A stretch of the Plasmodium cynomolgi strain B DNA, scaffold: 0662, whole genome shotgun sequence genome encodes the following:
- a CDS encoding hypothetical protein (putative), which produces HVKDFFEYKTIINKVRENSQKGVEVSQCEGYIESNLNGYLDEEDGSFNKGCANALSHISDIRYGPKSNTLPGFCEYTNYWFYGKLKSTYKIKYYKILLDFFKGLGNFEDCIEYTESIDDPKYNYLNKLDELYDNFYNFEKQSSTEDQNRCVKGEICAQEYKKHGSTCKGNGNNRFCNELQNFRNLFNNHLKLIKKCDKIEDLPSFQGSPLAATISIPVSVMSVISFFSFITYKVGKFFVQK; this is translated from the coding sequence CatgtaaaagatttttttgaatataaaaCTATAATTAATAAAGTGCGCGAGAACTCCCAAAAAGGTGTTGAAGTATCTCAGTGTGAAGGATATATTGAAAGCAATTTAAATGGCTATTTAGATGAAGAAGATGGCTCTTTTAATAAAGGTTGTGCCAATGCTTTAAGCCATATATCAGATATTAGATATGGTCCCAAAAGTAATACATTACCTGGATTTTGTGAATATACCAATTACTGGTTCTATGGCAAGTTGAAATCaacttataaaattaaatattataagaTATTGCTAGACTTTTTTAAAGGACTTGGCAATTTCGAAGATTGCATAGAGTATACGGAATCTATTGACGACCCTAAATATAATTACCTTAATAAATTAGATGAATTGTATGacaacttttataattttgaaaaacaatCTTCAACTGAAGATCAGAATCGTTGTGTAAAAGGTGAAATATGTGCCCAAGAATATAAGAAACACGGGAGCACATGTAAGGGGAATGGCAACAATAGATTTTGTAATGAGttacaaaattttcgaaatttatttaataatcatcttaaattaataaaaaagtgcGATAAAATAGAAGATTTACCATCTTTCCAAGGATCTCCACTAGCTGCTACCATTTCAATTCCAGTTTCTGTAATGTCAGTAATAtcattcttttcatttattacgTATAAGGtgggtaaattttttgtacaaaagtGA